From the genome of Anabrus simplex isolate iqAnaSimp1 chromosome X, ASM4041472v1, whole genome shotgun sequence, one region includes:
- the LOC136886730 gene encoding peptidoglycan-recognition protein SB1 produces the protein MDSTALVTAAVFTIAAVTMTVQGECPDIVSKADWRAAPVTHRQNLTIPVPYVLIHHTYIPGPCNTSAECSRSMRSMQRYHQGKGWYDIGYHFCIGGDNKVYEGRGWDIVGAHSPKYNFMSIGICFIGDYRAVLPSETMLDLSKSLIECGVDRGSIKSDYKLLGHRQVRPTECPGDALYNLIQTWPHWDPMIDIVPREESTESSTSSDIDDEENLADSDTIDM, from the exons GCGAGTGTCCAGACATCGTCAGCAAAGCAGACTGGAGAGCGGCGCCCGTTACACACAGACAAAACTTAACTATTCCTGTGCCATACGTGCTCATTCATCACACCTACATTCCTGGTCCATGTAACACCTCCGCAGAATGCAGTAGGAGTATGAGATCCATGCAGCGGTACCACCAAGGAAAGGGGTGGTACGATATTGGTTATCA TTTCTGTATCGGTGGAGACAACAAGGTGTACGAAGGACGAGGATGGGACATCGTGGGAGCACATTCACCTAAATACAACTTCATGAGCATCGGAATTTGTTTCATCGGAGACTATCGCG CTGTTCTTCCGAGTGAGACGATGCTCGATCTCTCGAAATCCCTAATCGAATGTGGGGTCGACCGAGGATCTATTAAGTCTGACTACAAGCTGCTGGGTCACAGGCAAGTGCGGCCGACGGAATGTCCTGGAGATGCTCTCTACAACCTCATCCAGACCTGGCCTCATTGGGACCCCATGATCGACATTGTACCCAGAGAAGAGTCCACAGAAAGTTCCACTTCGTCTGACATAGATGACGAGGAAAACCTGGCTGATTCCGATACAATTGATATGTAG